One Sphaerisporangium krabiense DNA segment encodes these proteins:
- the cysC gene encoding adenylyl-sulfate kinase: protein MGNAEETAAGPVLDWVPRAHELADLELLLSGAFAPLTGFLGSADLASVVESGRLADGTPWPDPVTLTVPHDHPVSAGQELTLRDPEGAAVAVMKVTERTADGLVAGPVTSLGEPEHGPFARLRRPPAEVRAAMGDRPVLAVTMRGPLDSLDEVTATARELDAAVLLLPLAYGEGGPAVVRAALKARDALPKGTEVAVVPLAPREPEIDLELREHIASAFGAEEHLAAPEPVTLPGPPHRRGLVVFFTGLSGSGKSTIARGLHDALLERGGRTVTFLDGDVVRRLLSAGLTFSKQDRDLNIRRIGFVAAEVARHGGLAICAPIAPYAATREEVRHMVEAVGADFLLVHVATPLAECERRDRKGLYAKARAGVIPAFTGISDPYEEPEDADLTLDTTGMPVDRAVGTVLGLLTSGGWVR from the coding sequence GTGGGAAACGCAGAGGAGACCGCCGCCGGCCCCGTCCTCGACTGGGTGCCCCGCGCCCACGAGCTCGCCGACCTCGAATTGCTGCTGTCCGGGGCCTTCGCCCCGCTGACCGGGTTCCTCGGCTCGGCCGACCTGGCCTCGGTGGTCGAGAGCGGCCGGCTCGCCGACGGCACCCCCTGGCCCGACCCGGTGACGCTGACCGTACCGCACGACCATCCGGTGTCCGCCGGGCAGGAACTGACGCTGCGCGACCCCGAGGGCGCGGCCGTGGCCGTGATGAAGGTGACGGAGCGAACGGCCGACGGGCTGGTCGCGGGCCCGGTGACCTCGCTGGGCGAGCCCGAGCACGGCCCCTTCGCGCGGCTGCGCCGTCCTCCCGCCGAGGTCCGCGCCGCCATGGGCGACCGTCCGGTGCTGGCCGTCACCATGCGCGGCCCGCTGGACTCGCTGGACGAGGTCACCGCCACCGCCCGCGAACTGGACGCGGCGGTCCTGCTGCTCCCGCTGGCCTACGGGGAGGGCGGCCCCGCCGTGGTGCGCGCCGCGCTCAAGGCCCGCGACGCCCTGCCCAAGGGCACGGAGGTGGCCGTGGTGCCGCTGGCGCCGCGCGAGCCCGAGATCGACCTCGAGCTGCGCGAGCACATCGCGTCCGCGTTCGGCGCCGAGGAGCATCTCGCCGCGCCCGAGCCGGTCACGCTGCCCGGCCCGCCGCACCGGCGCGGCCTGGTGGTGTTCTTCACGGGCCTGTCGGGCTCCGGCAAGTCCACGATCGCCCGCGGCCTGCACGACGCCCTGCTCGAACGCGGCGGCCGCACGGTGACGTTCCTGGACGGCGACGTGGTGCGGCGGCTGCTGTCGGCGGGCCTCACCTTCTCCAAGCAGGACCGCGACCTCAACATCCGCAGGATCGGCTTCGTCGCCGCCGAGGTCGCCCGGCACGGCGGGCTCGCGATCTGCGCGCCGATCGCCCCGTACGCGGCGACCCGCGAGGAGGTGCGGCACATGGTGGAGGCCGTCGGCGCCGACTTCCTGCTCGTCCACGTCGCCACTCCGCTCGCCGAGTGCGAGCGGCGCGACCGCAAGGGCCTGTACGCCAAGGCCCGCGCGGGCGTGATCCCGGCGTTCACCGGCATCTCCGACCCCTACGAGGAGCCGGAGGACGCCGACCTGACGCTGGACACCACCGGCATGCCGGTGGACCGGGCCGTCGGCACGGTGCTGGGCCTGCTCACCTCGGGCGGCTGGGTGCGCTGA
- a CDS encoding SigE family RNA polymerase sigma factor, with protein MDVAEERRFREFVSARSPALIRFGFLLTGGDQHAAEDLLQTVLVKTAARWSRVDDPEPYVRRAMYRQQVSWWRLASHRRETTVADAPEAPGPSARDHADAAEVKLVLRHALARLTPRQRAALVLRYFEDLPEAQVAQIMGCSVGTVRSTVHRSLARLRVAAPELADLRAPRDSFEEVPR; from the coding sequence GTGGACGTTGCCGAGGAGCGACGGTTCCGCGAGTTCGTGTCCGCGCGCTCGCCCGCGCTGATTCGGTTCGGGTTCCTCCTGACCGGCGGCGACCAGCACGCCGCGGAGGACCTGCTGCAGACGGTGCTGGTCAAGACGGCGGCCAGGTGGAGCCGCGTCGACGACCCCGAGCCGTACGTGCGGCGCGCGATGTACCGGCAGCAGGTGAGCTGGTGGCGTCTGGCCTCGCACCGGCGCGAGACCACCGTCGCCGACGCCCCCGAGGCGCCCGGCCCGTCGGCGCGCGACCACGCGGACGCGGCCGAGGTGAAGCTCGTGCTGCGCCACGCGCTGGCCCGGCTGACCCCGCGCCAGCGCGCCGCCCTGGTGCTGCGGTACTTCGAGGACCTGCCCGAGGCCCAGGTGGCCCAGATCATGGGCTGCTCGGTCGGCACCGTGCGCAGCACCGTCCACCGCTCCCTCGCCCGCCTGCGCGTCGCCGCGCCCGAACTCGCCGACCTGCGCGCCCCGCGCGACTCCTTCGAGGAGGTTCCCCGATGA
- a CDS encoding class I SAM-dependent methyltransferase, with translation MSEVRWWPATQGDVFSLRIRELRTEQLGRRLDILIAGCGRGGGIDLERVETRITGIDEDLPVLRAALEHRADLDARFLGDLRDAPLLPRTFDVVHAAFLLERLRHTELVLDRMVNALRPGGLLLIRMRDRASAYGFCDRLLPGWCRALLWPRFAPAGAVGPLPAIYEQVASREGIHSYCLMRGLMIAEDYSGTSGPALRGPHARLVRVACKVVARLSGDRLPATRDEITLVIRKPQNHFARLI, from the coding sequence ATGTCAGAGGTTCGATGGTGGCCCGCCACCCAAGGCGACGTGTTCAGCCTCCGGATCCGCGAGCTGAGAACCGAGCAGCTCGGCCGCAGGCTCGACATCCTGATCGCCGGATGCGGCCGCGGCGGAGGCATCGATCTGGAGCGCGTCGAGACCCGGATCACCGGCATCGACGAGGACCTCCCCGTGCTGCGCGCCGCGCTGGAGCACCGCGCCGACCTGGACGCCCGCTTCCTCGGCGACCTGCGCGACGCGCCGCTGCTGCCGCGCACGTTCGACGTCGTGCACGCGGCGTTCCTGCTCGAGCGCCTGCGCCACACCGAGCTCGTGCTGGACCGCATGGTCAACGCCCTGCGTCCCGGCGGGCTCCTGCTGATCCGCATGCGCGACCGCGCCTCGGCGTACGGCTTCTGCGACCGTCTCCTGCCCGGCTGGTGCCGCGCGCTGCTGTGGCCGCGGTTCGCCCCCGCGGGCGCGGTCGGCCCGCTGCCGGCGATCTACGAGCAGGTCGCCTCCCGCGAGGGCATCCATTCCTACTGCCTCATGCGCGGGCTCATGATCGCCGAGGACTACTCGGGCACGTCGGGCCCCGCGCTGCGCGGGCCGCACGCGCGGCTCGTCCGCGTGGCGTGCAAGGTGGTGGCGCGCCTGTCCGGCGACCGCCTGCCCGCCACGCGGGACGAGATCACGCTGGTGATCCGCAAGCCCCAGAACCATTTCGCCCGGCTGATCTGA
- the mfd gene encoding transcription-repair coupling factor: protein MSLSGLLDLVIAEPRLAGALERSAQDVDLIAAPALRPFVVAALARERPVLAVTATGREAEDLAAALTGLVGDDAVAVFPAWETLPHERLSPRSDTVGQRLAVLRRLAHPVAGDAAAGPLSVVVAPVRAVLQPLVTGLGDLMPVRLRAGDDADLDEVVERLVAGGYHRVDMVEKRGEVAVRGGLLDVFPPTEEHPLRLEFWGDTVEEIRWFKVADQRSLEVAQDGLFAAPCRELLLTDEVRRRARDLGELHPALRETLDQLADGIPVEGMEAFAPALVDGMDVLLDHLPALAAVLVCDPERIRGRAVELVHTSQEFLEASWINAAAGGAAPIDLGAAAFRGLAEIRDHARELGRPWWTVAPFAATDQAGDGGTSLPGDDELYGAGEAVELPAREAESYRGDTQRALADIKGWLGDGRAVVLLSEGHGPAERIVELLKGVDVAARLVPSLDEAPGRDVVNVTTGRVEHGFVTDTVAVLTHLDLVGQKASTKDMRRLPSRRRNMVDPLQLKVGDHVVHAQHGVGRYVEMVQRAVQGATREYLVIEYAKGDRLYVPTDQLDEVTRYVGGESPTLNRMGGADWAKAKSRARKAVKEIAGELIRLYSARMASPGYAFAADTPWQREMEDAFPYAETGDQLAAIDEVKRDMERPVPMDRLICGDVGYGKTEIAVRAAFKAVQDGKQVAVLVPTTLLVQQHLSTFGERFASFPVVVKPVSRFQSDGEVKATLDGLRDGGVDIVIGTHRLLNPDIRFKQLGLIIVDEEQRFGVEHKEAMKHMRTQVDVLAMSATPIPRTLEMGLTGIREMSTILTPPEERHPILTFVGPYDEKQIAAAVRRELMRDGQVFFVHNRVSSINRVAGRLRELVPEARVAVAHGQMNEQQLEKIMVGFWERDFDVLVSTTIVESGLDIPNANTLIVDRADNYGLSQLHQLRGRVGRGRERGYAYFLYPPEAPLTETAHERLATIAQHTEMGAGMYVAMKDLEIRGAGNILGAEQSGHIAGVGFDLYVRMMAEAVQEQKAKLSGEAVAEDHADVKVELPVNAHIPHDYVTSERLRLEAYKRLAAVGSPEDIAAVREELVDRYGRPPQEVDNLLEVARFRVHARKAGLTDVALQGQHIRFAPARLRESQQVRLDRLYPKSIYKSAAETLLVPLPKTKPIGGRPLRDLELLTWCTDLVEAMFPAHGLAPLGGEGRS, encoded by the coding sequence ATGAGTCTTTCCGGACTGCTCGACCTTGTCATCGCCGAACCGCGCCTGGCCGGGGCCCTGGAGCGGTCCGCCCAGGACGTCGACCTGATCGCCGCCCCCGCCCTGCGGCCCTTCGTGGTGGCGGCGCTGGCCCGCGAACGTCCCGTGCTGGCCGTCACCGCCACCGGGCGCGAGGCCGAAGACCTGGCCGCGGCGCTGACGGGCCTCGTCGGGGACGACGCCGTCGCCGTCTTCCCCGCCTGGGAGACCCTTCCGCACGAGCGCCTGTCGCCGCGCAGCGACACCGTCGGCCAGCGCCTGGCCGTGCTGCGCCGGCTCGCCCACCCCGTCGCCGGGGACGCCGCCGCCGGCCCGCTGTCGGTCGTCGTCGCGCCGGTGCGCGCCGTGCTCCAGCCGCTGGTCACCGGCCTCGGCGACCTCATGCCCGTGCGCCTGCGCGCCGGGGACGACGCCGACCTGGACGAGGTCGTCGAGCGCCTGGTCGCGGGCGGCTACCACCGGGTGGACATGGTGGAGAAGCGCGGCGAGGTCGCCGTGCGCGGCGGCCTGCTGGACGTCTTCCCGCCCACCGAGGAACACCCGCTGCGCCTGGAGTTCTGGGGCGACACGGTCGAGGAGATCCGCTGGTTCAAGGTCGCCGACCAGCGCTCGCTCGAGGTCGCGCAGGACGGCCTGTTCGCCGCGCCCTGCCGCGAGCTGCTGCTCACCGACGAGGTCAGGCGGCGCGCCCGCGACCTCGGCGAGCTGCACCCGGCGCTGAGGGAGACCCTCGACCAGCTCGCCGACGGCATCCCCGTCGAGGGCATGGAGGCGTTCGCCCCCGCGCTCGTGGACGGCATGGACGTGCTGCTCGACCACCTGCCCGCCCTCGCCGCCGTCCTCGTCTGCGACCCCGAGCGCATCCGCGGCCGCGCCGTCGAGCTCGTCCACACCAGCCAGGAGTTCCTGGAGGCGTCCTGGATCAACGCCGCCGCCGGGGGCGCCGCGCCGATCGACCTCGGCGCCGCGGCGTTCCGCGGCCTCGCCGAGATCCGCGACCACGCCCGCGAGCTCGGCCGGCCGTGGTGGACGGTCGCGCCGTTCGCGGCCACCGACCAGGCCGGTGACGGCGGCACGTCGCTGCCCGGCGACGACGAACTGTACGGCGCGGGCGAGGCCGTCGAGCTGCCCGCCCGCGAGGCCGAGTCCTACCGGGGCGACACCCAGCGCGCGCTCGCCGACATCAAGGGGTGGCTCGGGGACGGCCGCGCGGTCGTCCTGCTGAGCGAGGGGCACGGCCCGGCCGAGCGCATCGTCGAGCTGCTCAAGGGCGTGGACGTCGCCGCCAGGCTCGTGCCCTCGCTCGACGAGGCCCCCGGCAGGGACGTCGTCAACGTCACCACCGGCCGCGTCGAGCACGGCTTCGTCACCGACACGGTCGCCGTCCTCACCCACCTGGACCTGGTGGGGCAGAAGGCGTCCACCAAGGACATGCGCCGCCTGCCCTCCCGCCGCAGGAACATGGTGGACCCCCTGCAGCTCAAGGTCGGCGACCACGTCGTGCACGCCCAGCACGGCGTGGGGCGGTACGTCGAGATGGTGCAGCGCGCCGTCCAGGGCGCCACCCGCGAGTACCTGGTGATCGAGTACGCCAAGGGCGACCGGCTGTACGTCCCCACCGACCAGCTCGACGAGGTCACCCGCTACGTCGGCGGCGAGTCCCCCACGCTGAACCGCATGGGCGGCGCCGACTGGGCCAAGGCCAAGTCCCGGGCGCGCAAGGCCGTCAAGGAGATCGCCGGCGAGCTGATCCGCCTCTACAGCGCCCGCATGGCCTCGCCCGGCTACGCGTTCGCCGCCGACACCCCCTGGCAGCGCGAGATGGAGGACGCCTTCCCCTACGCCGAGACCGGCGACCAGCTCGCCGCCATCGACGAGGTCAAGCGCGACATGGAGCGCCCCGTCCCGATGGACCGCCTGATCTGCGGCGACGTCGGCTACGGCAAGACCGAGATCGCGGTGCGCGCGGCGTTCAAGGCCGTGCAGGACGGCAAGCAGGTCGCCGTGCTCGTCCCCACCACCCTGCTCGTCCAGCAGCACCTGTCGACCTTCGGCGAGCGCTTCGCGAGCTTCCCCGTCGTGGTGAAGCCGGTGTCGCGCTTCCAGTCCGACGGCGAGGTCAAGGCGACCCTGGACGGGCTCAGGGACGGCGGCGTCGACATCGTGATCGGCACGCACCGCCTGCTCAACCCCGACATCCGGTTCAAGCAGCTCGGCCTCATCATCGTCGACGAGGAGCAGCGCTTCGGCGTCGAGCACAAAGAGGCCATGAAGCACATGCGCACGCAGGTCGACGTGCTGGCCATGTCCGCGACGCCGATCCCCCGCACGCTGGAGATGGGCCTCACCGGCATCCGCGAGATGTCCACGATCCTGACGCCCCCCGAGGAGCGGCACCCGATCCTCACCTTCGTCGGGCCCTACGACGAGAAGCAGATCGCGGCGGCCGTCCGGCGCGAGCTGATGCGCGACGGCCAGGTGTTCTTCGTCCACAACCGCGTGTCCTCGATCAACCGGGTGGCCGGGCGCCTGCGCGAGCTGGTCCCCGAGGCCCGCGTCGCCGTCGCGCACGGGCAGATGAACGAGCAGCAGCTCGAGAAGATCATGGTCGGCTTCTGGGAGCGCGACTTCGACGTGCTCGTCAGCACGACGATCGTCGAGTCCGGCCTCGACATCCCGAACGCCAACACCCTCATCGTGGACCGCGCGGACAACTACGGCCTGTCCCAGCTCCACCAGCTCCGCGGCCGGGTCGGCCGGGGCCGCGAGCGCGGCTACGCCTACTTCCTGTACCCGCCGGAGGCCCCGCTCACCGAGACCGCGCACGAGCGGCTCGCGACGATCGCCCAGCACACCGAGATGGGCGCGGGCATGTACGTCGCGATGAAGGACCTGGAGATCCGCGGCGCCGGCAACATCCTCGGCGCCGAGCAGTCCGGCCACATCGCCGGCGTCGGCTTCGACCTGTACGTCCGCATGATGGCCGAGGCCGTGCAGGAGCAGAAGGCCAAGCTGTCCGGAGAGGCGGTCGCGGAGGACCACGCCGACGTCAAGGTCGAGCTGCCGGTCAACGCCCACATCCCGCACGACTACGTCACCTCCGAGCGGCTGCGGCTGGAGGCGTACAAGCGCCTGGCGGCGGTCGGCTCGCCCGAGGACATCGCCGCGGTGCGCGAGGAGCTGGTCGACCGGTACGGACGCCCGCCGCAGGAGGTCGACAACCTGCTGGAGGTCGCGCGGTTCCGCGTCCACGCCCGCAAGGCCGGGCTGACCGACGTCGCCCTGCAGGGCCAGCACATCAGGTTCGCCCCGGCGCGGCTGAGGGAGTCCCAGCAGGTCCGCCTGGACCGGCTGTACCCCAAGTCGATCTACAAGTCGGCCGCGGAGACCCTGCTGGTGCCGCTGCCCAAGACCAAGCCCATCGGCGGCCGTCCCCTGCGCGACCTCGAACTCCTCACCTGGTGCACGGACCTGGTGGAAGCCATGTTCCCTGCCCATGGCCTCGCTCCGCTCGGCGGCGAGGGGCGCTCTTGA